The Pseudomonas benzenivorans region CCGCCGGTGTCAGCCCCAGCTCCGCGACCCTGTTCATCCAGTCCCAGGTGCCCGAGCACGCCGAATTGCATCTGCTGCTGTCGATGATCTGCCCGCTCAGCTGGTTGGAGCGGGTGCCGTCCTACAAGGAGCAGCAGGAGCAACCCCGGGGCAAGGACCTCGGCACCTACGGCTTCCTCGGCTACCCCCTGCTGCAGGCGGCGGACATCCTGCTGTACCGCGCCGGGGTGGTGCCGGTCGGCGCCGACCAGGTGGCGCACATCGAGTTCGCCCGCGAGGTGGCGCGGCGTTTCAACCACCTGTACGGCCGCGAACCGGGTTTCGAGGACAAGGCCGAGGCGGCCATCGGCAAGCTCGGCAAGAAGACCGCGACGCTGTACAACAACCTGCGCAAGGCCTTCCAGCAGCAGGGCGATGTCGAGGCCCTGGAGACCGCCCGGGCGCTGCTCAAGGAGCAGCAAACCATCACCCTGGGCGACAAGGAGCGCCTGTTCGGCTACCTGGAGGGCGGCGGCAAGGTGCTGCTGCCCGAGCCCCAGGCCCTGCTCGGCGAAGCGCCGAAGCTGCCGGGACTGGATGGCGGCAAGATGTCCAACAGCAACGGCAACGCGATTTTCCTGCGCGACAGCGCCGTCGAGGTGGAGGAGAAGATCCGCCGCATGCCGACCGACCCGGCCCGGGTGCACCGCAGCGACCCCGGCAACCCGGCGCATTGCCCGGTGTGGCCCCTGCATCAGGTGTATTCCAGCGAGCAGACCTGCGAGTGGGTGCAGCAGGGCTGCACGAGTGCGGGGATCGGCTGCCTGGAGTGCAAGGGGCCGTTGATCGAAGCGGTGCAGGAGGAACTGAAGCCGCTGCAGGCGCGCGCCGTGGATTACCAGAGCGACCCCGATCTGGTCCGGCGCATCCTCGCCGAAGGCGCCGAGCGCGCGCGCAACGAGGCGCGCGAGACCCTGGCCGAAGTGCGTCTGGCCATGGGCCTGAACTACCGCTGAGTCGATTCTGCCCATGAAGCCAGCGCCGCCCGATGCACCCGTCGATAGCCAGGCCGGCGCCCAGCAGGAGTTGCCGTTCGCCCTGGTCTATGGCCAGGCCGTCACCGAGCTGCCGCTGGACCTGTATATCCCGCCGGATGCGCTGGAGGTGTTTCTCGAGGCCTTCGAGGGACCCCTGGACCTGCTGCTGTACCTGATCCGCAAGCAGAACATCGACGTGCTGGACATTCCGGTGGCGGAGATCACCCGGCAGTACATGGGCTATGTCGAGCTGATGCAGTCGGTGCGCCTGGAGCTGGCCGCCGAATACCTGGTGATGGCCGCCATGCTCGCGGAGATCAAGTCGCGCATGCTGCTGCCGCGCTCCAGCGAGGCGCAGGAAGACGAAGAGGACCCGCGCGCCGAGCTGATCCGCCGCCTGCAGGAGTACGAGCGCTACAAGGCCGCGGCCGAGGGGCTCGACCTGTTGCCGCGGGTCGGCCGCGATCACACGGTGCCGCATCTGGAGGCGCCCCAGGCGCGGGCGCGCAAGCTGCTGCCGGACGTCAGCCTGGAAGAGCTGCTGCTGTCGATGGCCGAGGTGTTGCGGCGGGCCGACATGTTCGAGAGCCACCAGGTGACCCGCGAGGCGCTGTCCACCCGCGAGCGCATGAGCGAAGTACTCGAGCGCCTCAAGGGCGGCGCCTTCGTGCCCTTCGTCGAGCTGTTCGCCGCGGAGGAAGGGCGTCTGGGGGTGGTGGTGACCTTCATGGCGGTGCTCGAGCTGATCAAGGAATCCCTGGTCGAGCTGGTGCAGAATGAGGCCTTCGGGCCTATCCACGTACGTGCGCGAGCCGAATGACATGAACCTGAGCGATCCCCGCGAACTGGCCGGCCTGCTGGAGGCCTTCCTCCTGGCCTCCGGCAAGCCGCAATCCCTGGAGCGTCTGTTCGAGCTGTTCGAGGAGCGCGAACGGCCGCCCTCGACGGTGTTCAGGGAGGCCCTGGAGCTGCTGCGCCAGTCCTGCGAGGGACGTGCCTTCGAACTCAAGGAGGTGGCCTCGGGTTACCGCCTGCAGGTGCGCGAGCGCTTCGCCCCCTGGGTCGGCCGCCTGTGGGAGGAGCGCCCGCAGCGCTATTCCCGGGCCATGCTGGAGACCCTGGCGCTGATCGCCTACCGCCAGCCGATCACCCGCGGCGAGATCGAGGATGTACGCGGGGTGGCGGTCAACAGCCAGATCGTCAAGACCCTGCTGGAGCGCGAGTGGATCCGCGTGGTCGGCCATCGCGACGTGCCGGGCCGGCCTGCGATGTTTGCGACCACCAAGGCCTTTCTCGACCATTTCAACCTCAGGAGCCTCGACGAGCTGCCGCCGCTGGCGGCGCTGCGCGAACTGGAGCCCGAGCCGCTGCCCTTGGACGATGATCCGGCGGTGCCGGCCGGGCTGCAGGCACGTGCCGACCTGGCGAGCGACATGCCGGCCGAAGAGGTGCGCGGGGAAACCAGCTTCGGCAGCCTGCTGGCCGAACTGGACGCCATGGAGCAGGGGCTCAAGAGCGATTTCGACGACTTGCCGGAAGCCGCCTCGGACGGCGCTCCGCAAGAGCTAGGGGAGCCGGCGGACGAAGCCGATCTCGGCGGGCGTTGAGCGCGGCAGCGGCCTCGGCTCGGCGCTCGTTGGAAAACCGACGGGCAGTCACCTTGCGACCAGCCTCAGTCCGTGCGCGTGGCCGGTGAACGGCGTATGATGCCCGCCCTTTCGACGACATACCGTCGTCCCTCACTAGAGCAACACCGGGAGGTGCCCAGATGAGTGAAAGCGAACAACACAGCCCCGCTGGCGAGAAGCTGCAAAAGGTCCTGGCCCGCATGGGGCTGGCCTCGCGTCGGGAAATCGAGGCCTGGATCGAGCAGGGCCGGGTCAAGGTCAATGGCGTCACCGCCAGCCTCGGCGCGCGGGTCGACCTGCATGACGCCATCGCCGTCGATGGTCGGCTGATCAAGCGCGAAGAGGCCGCGGAGAGCGTGCGCCGCGTGCTGATCTACAATAAGCCCGATGGCGAAATCTGCACCCGCGACGATCCCGAGGGCCGGCCGACCGTGTTCGACCGCCTGCCGCGACCGAAGGACGGACGCTGGATCAATATCGGCCGCCTCGACATCAACACCACCGGTCTGCTGATGTTCACCACCGACGGTGAGCTGGCCAATCGCCTGATGCATCCCTCCTACCAGATGGATCGCGAGTATGCCGTGCGCGTGCGCGGCGAGGTCGACGAGGAGATGCTCGAGCGGTTGAAGGCCGGGGTGATGCTCGAGGATGGCCCGGCCAAGTTCACCGACATCAAGGAGGCGCCGGGGGGAGAGGGCTTCAACCACTGGTATCACTGCGTGGTGATGGAAGGGCGCAACCGCGAGGTGCGCCGCCTGTGGGAGTCCCAGGGGCTGGTGGTCAGCCGCCTGAAGCGGGTGCGCTTCGGTCCGGTGTTCCTGACCTCCGACCTGACCATGGGGCGCTGGCGGGAAATGAGCCAGCGCGAGGTGGACATCCTCAGCGCAGAGGTCGGCCTCAAGCCCCAGGCCTTGCCGCAGATGAAGGAGAAGGTGCGCGACAAGCTCGACCGCCTGCAGCGCAAATCGGCCAAGCCGGTCGGCCGCGACGAGCGTCAGCCGCGTACCCTGCGCCCGGCCCATGGCGGGCCGGCCGAGGCCGAGTCGAGCCGTTCCGGGCGGGGCACGCCGGTGGCCGAGCGTCCTCAGGACGTACGCAAGAAGCGCCCGGGCGTGGAGCTGGCCGAGCGCCCGGCCCGCAAGCCAGCGGCGGCGCCGAGCAAGCGTCGCGGTCAGCCGAGCGGAGAGGGTCAGCGTCCGGGGGCCGGCCGCGGTAGCCGCAAGCCGCAGTAAGCGGACGGCCGCGGAAAAAGGGGCTCATCGAGCCCCTTTTTTCGTTTTGGTCGTATCAGCCGGCCATGGTCAGGCGGTTGCGGCCGTCGCGCTTGGCGACATAGAGCGCGCTGTCGGCGCGGCGTAGCAGGCTGTCTGCCGCTTCACCGGGCAGCAGGGTGGCGCAGCCGAGGCTGATCGACAGCTCGATGGGCCGTCCCTGGTCCAGGCACTGCAGTTCCAGCACGGCGTGGCGCAGGCGTTCGCCGATCATCCCGGCGGCCTCGCGAGGGGTGCCGGACAACAGCACGAGGAACTCTTCGCCACCATAGCGGAACACCATGTCGACGTTGCGCAGCTGACTCTTCAGGGTGGTGGCGACCGCCTTGAGGACTTCGTCACCGACGCCGTGGCCATGCTTGTCGTTGACCTGCTTGAAGTGGTCGAGATCCAGCATCAGCAAGGACAGCGGCAACAGGTTGCGCCGCGCCAGCTCGACCTCGCGCGCCAGGGTCTGGTCCATGGCGATGCGGTTGCCGGTACCGGTCAGCGGGTCGCGCAGGGCGTCCTGGATGGCCGCACGATAGAGCAGGGCATTGCGCAGGGGGAACAGCAGGCTGGCCAGCAGCGACTCCAGCTGAGCGAGCTCCTCGTCACTGAAGCGCAGCTTGCGGCGGAACACCAGCTCGCCGAGATACTCGCCGTCATGGCTGAGGCGGTAGGCGGCAGAGTGGCTGGCGCGCTCACCCAGTTCCAGGCGCAAATCGCTGATCGGCTGCTGGTAGCTCAGGGCATCCAGGGGCACCAGGCGCTGCACGGCGGCGAAGAACAGCGAGAGCACGCGCTCGGTGTCCAGACTGGTCTGCAGCTGCAGGGCGAGCTGCTGGCGCAGTTGGGCTAGGTTGGTTCGGTGCAGGGGGCGGGTGTGCTGATTGGAAAAGCCCAGGCGCTTCAGCTTCGCTGCATCGAAATCTATGGTGTTGGTCTGGCTCGAAGGACCCATAAACGCTAAACCTCTGGCGCTTTAGTGCGTGGACAGAGGGGTAGGAGCGAATATCGTGCCAAAGGTTCATATTCGGCGGAAAAGCTTTTTAATTCAGGCCTTTATGTGTTGCGCATAAAGGCCACTGGCCGCTAATGGCTGTTTGCCATGATTATTGGGCGGCAATCCTCTGCCGGTGAGCGGCGATGCGCCAATTTTTTGCCGCCCTGGCGAGCGGCGAAGCCCTCACTGGGCGTCGAAGGCCTGACCGTTGACACCGTTGCTGTCGGGCCCCATCAGGTACAGGTAGACCGGCATGATCGCCTCGGGCGCCGGGTTGCTCGCCGGGTTCTCGCCCGGGTAGGCCTGGGCCCGCATGTCGGTGCGGGTGGCGCCCGGGTTGACGCTGTTGGCGCGCACGCTGGCGATGCCGTCGAGTTCGTCGGCCAGCACCTGCATCAGGCCCTCGGTGGCGAACTTGGACACCGCGTAGGCGCCCCAGTAGGCGCGGCCCTTGCGCCCGACGCTGCTGGAGGTGAAGACCACCGAGGCGTCCGGGGCGAGCTTGAGCAGCGGCAGCAAGGTGCTGGTGAGCATGAAGGTGGCGTTGACGTTGACTTGCATCACGCGCATGAAGTTGTCGCCGGAGAGCTGCTCCAGCGGCGTGCGCGGGCCGATGATCGAGGCGTTGTGCAGCAGGCCGTCGAGCTTGCCGAACTCACGCTCGATCATCGCCGCCAGCTCGTCGTACTGGTGCGGCAAGGCGGTTTCCAGGTTGAAGGGGATCACCGCGGGTTGCGGGTGGCCGGCCGCTTCTATGGCGTCGTAGACCTTGCTCAGGTGTTCTTCGGTCTTGCCCAGCAGCAGCACGGTGGCGCCATGGGCGGCGAAGGTCTGGGCGGCGGCGGCGCCGATCCCGCGGCCGGCGCCAGTGACCAGAATCACGCGATCCTTGAGTAGGTCGGGACGGGCGGAATAGTCGAACATGGGGAAGCGCCTCGTTTATGCGTGGTAGTGGCTGAGTTTAGTGGTTGGCCCGGGGCGGCCGAGCGCACCGAAGAATCTGTGGCGCGGCCCCTCAGCAGGAACACAGCGCGCGATCGAGCACGGCGCGCAACTCCTGCGGGTGGTCGACCACCACGTCGGCGCCCCAGTTCCTCGGGTTGTCTTCGGGGTGGATGTAGCCATAGGTCACCGCCGCGGTGCGAGTGCCGGCGGCGCGGCCCGACTCGATGTCGCGCAGGTCGTCGCCGACGAACAGCACGCTGGCCGGCTCCAGGTCCAGGCGGCTGCAGGCCAGGGTCATGGGTTCCGGGTCGGGTTTGCTGCGGGTCACGTGATCCGGGCAGATTAGAATGGCCGAGCGTTTGGCCAGGCCCAGTTGCTGCATGATCGGTTCGGCGAAGCGCAGCGGCTTGTTGGTGACCACCCCCCAGATCAGTCTGGCCCGCTCGATGTCGGCGAGCAGCTGTTCGATGCCGTCGAACGGGCGGGTGAGTACGGCGCAATGCTGCTGATAGCGCTCGAGGAATTCCAGGCGCAGGGGTTCGAACAGCGCGTCCTGCGGGTCCAGGGCGAAGCTGGCGGCAACCATGGCACGGGCGCCGCCGGAGATCTGGTCGCGAATCAGCTTGTCGGCGATGGGGGGCAGGCCGCGTTCGGCGCGCATCGCCTGGCAGATGGCGATAAAGTCCGGCGCGCTGTCGAGCAGGGTGCCGTCCATGTCGAAAAGAACCGCGCGCAGACGCATTGGGCGTGTCATTGGCTATTTCCCTCGCTGCGCCGGAGTCTGTTTTGGCGCGAGGCAAGGCACGAGCCGTGAAGTTTGGTTGTTCCAAATGAGCGGCGAGAAACGCCGCATCGTGCCCAAACAGACCCGGCCCTATGGGTTGCGTCAGAAAATCGGCCATGCGTTGTTGCTGTCCTTGGCAATGGAACAACCATTGCCTGCGGCCAGCGCCTAGCCTGGCCGGTTTTCTGACGGCAACGCAGCAGGGAAATAACCAATGGCACGCCCTAGGCCTCCCTCAGGGTCTGGATCATGTAGTTGACGTCGACGTCGGCTTCCAGCTTGTAGTGCTTGGTCAGCGGGTTGTAGGTCAGGCCGATGATGTCCTTGACCTCCAGGCCGGCGGCGCGGCTCCAGGCGCCCAGCTCGGAGGGGCGGATGAACTTCTTGAAGTCGTGGGTGCCGCGCGGCAGCAGGCGCAGCAGGTATTCGGCGCCGATCACCGCGAACAGGTAGGCCTTGGGGTTGCGGTTGATGGTGGAGAAGAACACCTGGCCGCCGGGCTTGACCAGGGTGTGGCAGGCGCGGATCACCGAGGCCGGGTCCGGCACGTGCTCGAGCATCTCCAGGCAGGTGACCACGTCGAACTGCCCGGGCAGTTCCGCGGCGATCACCTCGGCGGTGATCTGCCGGTACTCCACCGACACCCCGGACTCCAGCTGGTGCAGTTGGGCCACCGCCAGCGGCGCCTCGC contains the following coding sequences:
- a CDS encoding segregation and condensation protein A, with translation MEVFLEAFEGPLDLLLYLIRKQNIDVLDIPVAEITRQYMGYVELMQSVRLELAAEYLVMAAMLAEIKSRMLLPRSSEAQEDEEDPRAELIRRLQEYERYKAAAEGLDLLPRVGRDHTVPHLEAPQARARKLLPDVSLEELLLSMAEVLRRADMFESHQVTREALSTRERMSEVLERLKGGAFVPFVELFAAEEGRLGVVVTFMAVLELIKESLVELVQNEAFGPIHVRARAE
- the ubiG gene encoding bifunctional 2-polyprenyl-6-hydroxyphenol methylase/3-demethylubiquinol 3-O-methyltransferase UbiG — encoded protein: MSNVDHAEIAKFEALAHRWWDRESEFKPLHDINPLRVNWIDERVGLAGKRVLDVGCGGGILSEAMAQRGASVTGIDMGEAPLAVAQLHQLESGVSVEYRQITAEVIAAELPGQFDVVTCLEMLEHVPDPASVIRACHTLVKPGGQVFFSTINRNPKAYLFAVIGAEYLLRLLPRGTHDFKKFIRPSELGAWSRAAGLEVKDIIGLTYNPLTKHYKLEADVDVNYMIQTLREA
- a CDS encoding YciK family oxidoreductase, which translates into the protein MFDYSARPDLLKDRVILVTGAGRGIGAAAAQTFAAHGATVLLLGKTEEHLSKVYDAIEAAGHPQPAVIPFNLETALPHQYDELAAMIEREFGKLDGLLHNASIIGPRTPLEQLSGDNFMRVMQVNVNATFMLTSTLLPLLKLAPDASVVFTSSSVGRKGRAYWGAYAVSKFATEGLMQVLADELDGIASVRANSVNPGATRTDMRAQAYPGENPASNPAPEAIMPVYLYLMGPDSNGVNGQAFDAQ
- the scpB gene encoding SMC-Scp complex subunit ScpB: MNLSDPRELAGLLEAFLLASGKPQSLERLFELFEERERPPSTVFREALELLRQSCEGRAFELKEVASGYRLQVRERFAPWVGRLWEERPQRYSRAMLETLALIAYRQPITRGEIEDVRGVAVNSQIVKTLLEREWIRVVGHRDVPGRPAMFATTKAFLDHFNLRSLDELPPLAALRELEPEPLPLDDDPAVPAGLQARADLASDMPAEEVRGETSFGSLLAELDAMEQGLKSDFDDLPEAASDGAPQELGEPADEADLGGR
- a CDS encoding GGDEF domain-containing protein, translated to MGPSSQTNTIDFDAAKLKRLGFSNQHTRPLHRTNLAQLRQQLALQLQTSLDTERVLSLFFAAVQRLVPLDALSYQQPISDLRLELGERASHSAAYRLSHDGEYLGELVFRRKLRFSDEELAQLESLLASLLFPLRNALLYRAAIQDALRDPLTGTGNRIAMDQTLAREVELARRNLLPLSLLMLDLDHFKQVNDKHGHGVGDEVLKAVATTLKSQLRNVDMVFRYGGEEFLVLLSGTPREAAGMIGERLRHAVLELQCLDQGRPIELSISLGCATLLPGEAADSLLRRADSALYVAKRDGRNRLTMAG
- the mupP gene encoding N-acetylmuramic acid 6-phosphate phosphatase MupP, which gives rise to MRLRAVLFDMDGTLLDSAPDFIAICQAMRAERGLPPIADKLIRDQISGGARAMVAASFALDPQDALFEPLRLEFLERYQQHCAVLTRPFDGIEQLLADIERARLIWGVVTNKPLRFAEPIMQQLGLAKRSAILICPDHVTRSKPDPEPMTLACSRLDLEPASVLFVGDDLRDIESGRAAGTRTAAVTYGYIHPEDNPRNWGADVVVDHPQELRAVLDRALCSC
- a CDS encoding tryptophan--tRNA ligase, with protein sequence MSLVDSERRVLSGMRPSGRLHLGHYHGVLKNWVKLQHAYECYFCIVDWHALTTDYEQVGQLSQHVMDMAVDWLAAGVSPSSATLFIQSQVPEHAELHLLLSMICPLSWLERVPSYKEQQEQPRGKDLGTYGFLGYPLLQAADILLYRAGVVPVGADQVAHIEFAREVARRFNHLYGREPGFEDKAEAAIGKLGKKTATLYNNLRKAFQQQGDVEALETARALLKEQQTITLGDKERLFGYLEGGGKVLLPEPQALLGEAPKLPGLDGGKMSNSNGNAIFLRDSAVEVEEKIRRMPTDPARVHRSDPGNPAHCPVWPLHQVYSSEQTCEWVQQGCTSAGIGCLECKGPLIEAVQEELKPLQARAVDYQSDPDLVRRILAEGAERARNEARETLAEVRLAMGLNYR
- the rluB gene encoding 23S rRNA pseudouridine(2605) synthase RluB — its product is MSESEQHSPAGEKLQKVLARMGLASRREIEAWIEQGRVKVNGVTASLGARVDLHDAIAVDGRLIKREEAAESVRRVLIYNKPDGEICTRDDPEGRPTVFDRLPRPKDGRWINIGRLDINTTGLLMFTTDGELANRLMHPSYQMDREYAVRVRGEVDEEMLERLKAGVMLEDGPAKFTDIKEAPGGEGFNHWYHCVVMEGRNREVRRLWESQGLVVSRLKRVRFGPVFLTSDLTMGRWREMSQREVDILSAEVGLKPQALPQMKEKVRDKLDRLQRKSAKPVGRDERQPRTLRPAHGGPAEAESSRSGRGTPVAERPQDVRKKRPGVELAERPARKPAAAPSKRRGQPSGEGQRPGAGRGSRKPQ